In a genomic window of Leisingera caerulea DSM 24564:
- a CDS encoding chromosome segregation SMC family protein has product MRFSKLRLNGFKSFVDPTELVIADGLTGVVGPNGCGKSNLLEALRWVMGETRAKAMRGGGMEDVIFAGTSSRPARNFAEVSLQIDNSERLAPSGFNDSDLLEIVRRITRDVGSAYKSNGKDVRARDVQMLFADASTGAHSPALVRQGQIAELINAKPKARRRILEEAAGISGLYQRRHEAELKLKNTEANLLRVDDVIEQLAAQLSQLAKQARQAQRYREIGEKLRLSEGMLLYRRWREADEARLTAEDELRVRVEHASKAEALVRAAAAQRGTFEEKLPPLREEEAIAAAVLQRLVVQRDSLSDQEAQARQAIERLSSRILQLGNDIERESGLNNDAGQTIERLEWEQRELSKAGEGHDGRLAEVAELARDAGSILQAREEHLSQVTEDVARLAARHQSARRAVEDCQRALGRSEGEAEKARAAQGEAQKALELAAERFEAAVTAEEEAREASEAAEEALAAADELRTETQSLEAEARSQRSEAEGELGALRAEVTALAKLVERDTAEGGQILDELTVAPGYEKALGAALADDLRAPLAEADGPTGWVLLPGYDHDAALPDGVQPLALFVSGPEALSRRVAQIGLVDGDAAAGLQAQLKPGQRLVTVEGDLWRWDGYRAWAEDAPSAAALRLEQLNKLEALKQDMERVSAKADGARDAHEMLLRKLDEVTLADQNARQARRVADQRVADAARALSRAEADRNLAEAKLETLGIAVSRHEEDALNARLQLKEAQKALGELGDLDQARGAVEEIKQSVEAARITMLTHRSSHDELRREGEARTKRAQEVTKELSGWRHRLESAKQRIEELAERREASQEELEEANAVPAEIAEKREELNEAISEAEARKSAATEALIAAEAELREAVHKERECERLASEAREARARSEARSDAAKEAVTQAAGRIIEAQQITPQALLEKLGVSPDEMPASESLEADVDRYKRQRDALGAVNLRAEEDARSVQEEHDTLVAEKLDLEGAVKTLRDGIASLNREGRERLLTAFEQVNNSFAMLFTHLFGGGEANLVMVESDDPLDAGLEIMCQPPGKKLSTLSLLSGGEQTLTAMALIFAVFLSNPAPICVLDEVDAPLDDANVTRFCDLLDEMCRQTETRFLIITHHAVTMARMDRLFGVTMQEKGVSQLVSVDLKKAEAMVA; this is encoded by the coding sequence TTGCGGTTTTCCAAGCTCAGGCTGAACGGCTTCAAAAGCTTTGTTGATCCTACCGAACTGGTCATTGCCGATGGGCTGACCGGGGTTGTGGGTCCAAACGGCTGCGGCAAATCCAATCTTCTGGAGGCATTGCGCTGGGTGATGGGCGAGACCCGCGCCAAGGCGATGCGCGGCGGCGGCATGGAAGATGTGATCTTTGCCGGCACCTCGTCACGGCCCGCGCGCAACTTTGCCGAGGTGAGCCTGCAGATCGACAACTCGGAACGGCTGGCGCCCTCCGGGTTCAACGACAGCGACCTTTTGGAGATCGTGCGCCGGATCACCCGCGATGTCGGCAGCGCCTATAAGTCCAACGGCAAGGACGTGCGGGCGCGCGATGTGCAGATGCTGTTTGCCGATGCCTCCACAGGGGCGCATTCGCCGGCGCTGGTCCGGCAGGGGCAGATTGCCGAGCTGATCAACGCCAAGCCCAAGGCGCGCCGCCGCATTCTGGAAGAGGCTGCGGGGATTTCCGGCCTCTATCAGCGCCGTCATGAGGCGGAACTGAAGCTGAAGAATACCGAGGCGAACCTGCTGCGCGTCGACGATGTGATTGAACAGCTGGCGGCACAGCTGTCGCAGCTGGCCAAGCAGGCGCGCCAGGCGCAGCGCTACCGCGAGATCGGCGAAAAGCTGCGGCTGTCTGAGGGGATGCTTCTGTACCGACGCTGGCGCGAGGCTGATGAGGCCCGGCTGACGGCCGAGGATGAGCTGCGGGTGCGGGTCGAACATGCGTCAAAGGCTGAGGCGCTGGTGCGCGCGGCGGCGGCGCAGCGCGGCACGTTTGAGGAAAAACTGCCTCCTCTGCGCGAGGAGGAGGCGATTGCTGCCGCCGTTCTGCAGCGGCTGGTGGTGCAGCGGGATTCCCTGAGCGATCAGGAGGCGCAGGCGCGCCAGGCCATTGAGCGGCTTAGCAGCCGGATTCTCCAGCTGGGCAATGACATCGAACGCGAGTCCGGGCTGAACAACGACGCCGGTCAAACCATCGAGCGGCTGGAATGGGAGCAGCGCGAGCTGTCCAAGGCCGGCGAGGGGCACGACGGCCGGCTGGCCGAGGTGGCGGAGCTGGCGCGCGATGCGGGCTCGATCCTGCAGGCGCGCGAGGAACACCTGTCGCAGGTGACCGAGGATGTCGCCCGCCTGGCGGCCCGGCACCAGTCCGCACGGCGCGCGGTCGAGGACTGCCAGCGGGCGCTTGGCCGCTCTGAGGGCGAGGCGGAGAAAGCCCGCGCCGCGCAGGGCGAGGCACAGAAGGCTCTGGAGCTTGCGGCAGAGAGGTTCGAAGCCGCTGTGACGGCCGAGGAGGAGGCCCGCGAGGCCTCTGAGGCGGCCGAAGAGGCGCTGGCTGCCGCGGACGAGCTGCGGACGGAGACCCAGAGCCTCGAGGCAGAAGCACGCTCCCAGCGGTCCGAGGCCGAAGGCGAGCTCGGCGCGCTGCGTGCCGAGGTCACCGCGCTGGCCAAGCTGGTGGAGCGCGACACCGCCGAGGGCGGCCAGATCCTGGATGAGCTGACCGTGGCGCCAGGATACGAGAAGGCGCTGGGGGCGGCGCTGGCCGATGACCTGCGGGCGCCGCTGGCAGAGGCGGACGGGCCGACTGGCTGGGTCTTGCTGCCGGGTTATGACCACGATGCGGCGCTGCCGGACGGCGTGCAGCCGTTGGCGTTGTTTGTCTCCGGGCCGGAGGCGCTGTCACGCCGGGTGGCGCAGATCGGGCTGGTGGATGGCGATGCTGCCGCCGGGCTGCAGGCGCAGCTCAAGCCGGGGCAGCGGCTGGTGACAGTCGAGGGCGACCTGTGGCGCTGGGACGGCTACCGCGCCTGGGCCGAGGATGCGCCGAGTGCCGCTGCACTGCGGCTGGAGCAGCTCAACAAGCTGGAAGCGCTGAAGCAGGACATGGAGCGCGTCAGCGCCAAGGCCGATGGTGCCCGCGACGCGCATGAAATGCTGCTGCGCAAGCTGGACGAGGTGACGCTGGCCGACCAGAACGCCCGCCAGGCGCGACGGGTGGCGGATCAGCGGGTGGCCGATGCGGCCCGCGCGCTGAGCCGGGCCGAGGCGGACCGCAACCTCGCGGAGGCCAAACTGGAGACACTCGGCATTGCGGTCTCCCGCCATGAGGAAGATGCGCTGAATGCCCGCCTGCAGCTGAAAGAGGCGCAGAAGGCCTTGGGCGAGCTGGGCGACCTGGATCAGGCGCGCGGGGCCGTCGAGGAGATCAAGCAGTCGGTCGAAGCCGCGCGGATTACCATGCTGACCCACCGCTCCAGCCATGACGAGCTGCGCCGTGAGGGCGAGGCGCGCACCAAGCGCGCGCAGGAGGTGACCAAGGAGCTGTCGGGCTGGCGCCACCGGCTGGAAAGCGCCAAGCAGCGGATCGAGGAGCTGGCGGAGCGCCGCGAGGCCTCGCAGGAGGAGCTGGAAGAGGCCAATGCGGTCCCGGCGGAGATTGCGGAGAAGCGGGAAGAGCTGAACGAGGCGATTTCCGAGGCCGAGGCACGCAAGTCTGCGGCCACAGAAGCCCTGATCGCCGCGGAAGCCGAACTGCGCGAGGCGGTGCACAAAGAGCGGGAATGCGAGCGTCTGGCCTCCGAGGCCCGCGAAGCACGGGCGCGCTCCGAGGCGCGCAGCGATGCAGCCAAGGAGGCGGTGACCCAGGCCGCGGGCCGGATCATTGAGGCGCAGCAGATCACCCCGCAGGCCCTTCTGGAGAAGCTGGGCGTGTCGCCGGACGAAATGCCGGCCTCGGAAAGCCTGGAGGCGGATGTCGACCGCTACAAGCGCCAGCGCGATGCTTTGGGTGCTGTGAACCTGCGGGCGGAGGAAGACGCCCGCAGCGTGCAGGAGGAGCACGACACGCTGGTCGCCGAAAAGCTGGATCTGGAAGGCGCGGTGAAGACCTTGCGCGACGGTATCGCCAGCCTCAACCGCGAGGGGCGCGAGCGGCTGCTGACGGCGTTCGAACAGGTGAACAACAGCTTTGCCATGCTGTTCACCCATCTGTTCGGCGGCGGCGAGGCCAACCTGGTGATGGTCGAAAGCGACGACCCGCTGGATGCAGGCCTGGAGATCATGTGCCAGCCGCCGGGCAAGAAGCTGTCGACCCTGTCGCTATTGTCGGGCGGCGAGCAGACGCTGACCGCGATGGCGCTGATCTTTGCGGTGTTCCTGTCGAACCCGGCCCCGATCTGCGTGCTGGACGAGGTCGACGCGCCGCTGGACGACGCAAACGTCACCCGCTTTTGCGACCTCTTGGACGAGATGTGCCGCCAGACCGAAACCCGCTTTTTGATCATCACCCACCACGCGGTGACGATGGCGCGGATGGACCGGCTTTTCGGAGTCACCATGCAGGAAAAGGGAGTCAGCCAGCTGGTTTCAGTTGACCTGAAGAAAGCAGAGGCGATGGTGGCCTGA
- a CDS encoding aminotransferase-like domain-containing protein — MQLNQIFATRNARMKASEIRELLKLLDQPDIISFAGGIPDPALFPADGFAEAFQAALTPERQALALQYSVSEGYLPLRKWIVREMATIGIVCEAENVLITSGSQQALDYLGKLFLSPGDTALVGWPTYLGALAAFNAYEPRYDRLSLKGNRTAESYAEGAAAAGSAVKFAYLSPDFANPTGETLDRTGRLRLLELADTLDCAIIEDAAYQSLRFDGEPVPPVLALELEQKGSIEDCRTVYCGTFSKTLAPGLRIGWAVAAKPVISQMVLLKQAADLHTSTINQMAVHGVAETCFDAHVEQLRAVYQRRRDVMLAALEEHMPEGVDWTRPEGGMFVWVTLPEGMNGADLLARSLETEKVAFVPGQAFFADGSGQNTIRLSFSNSNHAAIEDGIARLGRLLRSV, encoded by the coding sequence ATGCAGCTGAACCAGATCTTTGCCACCCGCAATGCGCGGATGAAGGCGTCGGAAATCCGCGAGCTGCTGAAGCTGCTGGATCAGCCGGACATCATCTCCTTTGCCGGCGGCATCCCGGATCCGGCGTTGTTTCCGGCGGATGGATTCGCCGAAGCCTTTCAGGCCGCGCTAACGCCGGAGCGTCAGGCGCTGGCGCTGCAATATTCGGTGAGCGAGGGCTACCTGCCGCTGCGCAAATGGATTGTGCGGGAGATGGCGACGATCGGGATTGTCTGCGAGGCGGAGAATGTGCTGATCACCTCCGGCTCCCAGCAGGCTCTGGACTACCTGGGCAAGCTGTTTCTGTCGCCGGGCGACACCGCGCTGGTGGGCTGGCCGACGTACCTTGGGGCGCTGGCGGCTTTCAACGCCTATGAACCGCGGTATGACCGGTTGTCGCTGAAAGGCAACCGAACGGCGGAAAGCTATGCCGAGGGCGCGGCTGCGGCGGGAAGTGCGGTGAAATTTGCCTATCTGTCGCCGGACTTTGCCAACCCGACCGGGGAAACGCTGGATCGCACCGGGCGGCTGCGGCTGCTAGAACTGGCGGACACGCTGGACTGTGCCATTATTGAGGACGCCGCCTATCAGTCGCTGCGCTTTGACGGCGAGCCGGTGCCGCCGGTGCTGGCGCTGGAACTGGAGCAGAAGGGCTCGATCGAGGACTGCCGGACGGTCTATTGCGGCACCTTCAGCAAGACGTTGGCGCCCGGGCTGCGGATCGGCTGGGCGGTAGCGGCAAAGCCGGTGATCTCGCAGATGGTGCTGCTGAAGCAGGCGGCGGACCTGCACACGTCGACCATCAACCAGATGGCGGTGCATGGCGTTGCAGAAACCTGTTTCGACGCACACGTGGAGCAGCTGCGCGCTGTCTATCAGCGCCGCCGGGATGTGATGCTGGCGGCCCTGGAGGAACACATGCCGGAAGGCGTGGATTGGACCCGGCCTGAGGGCGGAATGTTTGTCTGGGTGACGTTGCCGGAAGGCATGAACGGGGCGGACCTGCTGGCACGGTCGCTGGAGACGGAGAAGGTGGCCTTTGTTCCCGGGCAGGCGTTTTTTGCCGATGGCAGCGGCCAGAACACGATCCGGCTGAGCTTTTCCAACTCCAACCATGCAGCGATTGAGGACGGGATCGCCCGGCTGGGACGGTTGTTGCGGTCTGTCTGA
- a CDS encoding FadR/GntR family transcriptional regulator: protein MPFQKVQPEKLSASVVKQIEQLILRGILSPGERLPAERELAERLGVSRPSLRDAIGELQARGLLASKAGSGVFVADVLGSAFSPALIQLFATHDEAVFDYLSFRRDMEGLAAERAARFGSDYDLQVIQAIFEKMEAAGNPATSEEAAKLDAQFHSAIMDASHNVIMLHMMRSMFDLLREGVFYNRRIMFQQHTTYEALLEQHRAINAALQARDPQAARTAVEAHLDYVKQALTDHQRAERNAEVARQRLEHETGKG from the coding sequence ATGCCCTTCCAAAAAGTCCAGCCCGAGAAACTCTCCGCCTCCGTCGTCAAGCAGATCGAGCAGCTGATCCTGCGCGGTATTCTGTCGCCTGGCGAACGGCTGCCTGCTGAACGGGAACTGGCGGAACGCCTGGGCGTCTCCCGCCCCTCCTTGCGCGACGCCATCGGCGAGTTGCAGGCGCGCGGCCTGCTGGCGTCCAAGGCCGGCTCCGGCGTGTTTGTGGCGGATGTTCTGGGCTCCGCATTCTCGCCTGCCCTGATCCAGCTCTTCGCCACCCATGACGAGGCGGTGTTCGACTACCTCTCCTTCCGCCGCGACATGGAGGGCCTCGCCGCCGAACGCGCCGCCCGCTTTGGGTCCGACTATGACCTGCAGGTGATCCAGGCAATCTTTGAAAAGATGGAGGCGGCCGGCAACCCGGCGACCTCCGAGGAAGCCGCCAAGCTCGACGCCCAGTTCCACTCCGCCATCATGGACGCCAGCCACAACGTGATCATGCTGCACATGATGCGCTCGATGTTCGATCTCCTGCGCGAAGGCGTTTTCTACAACCGCCGCATCATGTTCCAGCAACACACCACCTATGAGGCACTTCTGGAACAGCACCGCGCCATAAACGCCGCCCTGCAGGCCCGAGACCCGCAGGCCGCGCGCACCGCGGTCGAGGCGCATCTGGACTATGTGAAACAGGCCCTCACCGACCACCAGCGCGCTGAGCGCAACGCCGAAGTGGCCCGGCAGCGGCTGGAGCATGAGACCGGGAAGGGATGA
- a CDS encoding F0F1 ATP synthase subunit B codes for MRNILALALTFGAAGPALAAEGPFLSLGNTDFVVLLAFLLFVGILLLAKVPGLLGNQLDNRAEAIQKELDEARALREEAQTILASYERKQQEVQAQADQIVVAARDEAARAADVAKADLETSIARRLAAAEEQIASAEASAVKEVRDQAISIAVAAADQVISKQMTAAEANKLIDAAIADVDAKLH; via the coding sequence ATGCGCAATATTCTCGCCCTTGCCCTGACCTTTGGCGCAGCCGGCCCGGCGCTGGCGGCAGAAGGCCCGTTCCTGTCGCTGGGCAACACCGATTTCGTTGTTCTGCTGGCTTTCCTTCTGTTCGTCGGCATCCTGCTGCTGGCCAAGGTGCCGGGCCTGCTGGGCAACCAGCTGGACAACCGTGCCGAGGCCATCCAGAAGGAACTGGACGAAGCCCGCGCGCTGCGTGAGGAGGCCCAGACCATCCTGGCGTCTTATGAGCGCAAGCAGCAGGAAGTTCAGGCCCAGGCCGATCAGATTGTTGTTGCCGCCCGTGACGAGGCTGCCCGTGCAGCGGACGTTGCTAAGGCGGATCTGGAAACCTCCATCGCCCGCCGTCTGGCGGCTGCCGAGGAGCAGATCGCTTCGGCGGAAGCTTCGGCTGTGAAGGAAGTGCGCGACCAGGCGATCTCGATTGCTGTTGCGGCTGCGGATCAGGTGATCTCCAAGCAGATGACCGCCGCCGAGGCCAACAAGCTGATCGACGCCGCCATCGCGGATGTGGACGCCAAGCTGCACTAA
- a CDS encoding F0F1 ATP synthase subunit B' — MASNTQDAAHGAADAAHGSAPGMPQLDFSTFGNQIFWLVVALVVIYLILSRVALPRISAVLAERQGTITNDLAAAEDLKAKAVEAENAYNKALADARAEAQRIAAETRAEIQAGLDEAIAKADEQIAAKAAESEKAIAEIKAGALESVKAVATETAEALVTALGGSADKDAIASAVAQRTKG; from the coding sequence ATGGCATCTAATACGCAAGACGCAGCACACGGCGCCGCAGACGCAGCGCACGGGTCTGCTCCGGGCATGCCGCAGCTGGACTTCTCGACCTTCGGGAACCAGATCTTCTGGCTCGTGGTCGCCCTGGTCGTGATCTACCTCATTCTGTCGCGCGTCGCGCTGCCCCGCATCTCTGCGGTGCTGGCCGAGCGTCAGGGGACCATCACCAACGACCTCGCCGCGGCTGAAGACCTGAAAGCCAAGGCTGTCGAGGCCGAAAACGCATATAACAAAGCTCTGGCGGATGCCCGTGCGGAAGCTCAGCGCATCGCTGCTGAGACCCGTGCAGAAATCCAGGCCGGGCTGGACGAGGCCATCGCCAAAGCAGACGAGCAGATCGCTGCCAAGGCCGCCGAGTCCGAAAAGGCGATCGCCGAAATCAAGGCCGGCGCGCTGGAAAGCGTGAAGGCTGTTGCCACCGAAACCGCAGAGGCGCTGGTGACCGCGCTGGGCGGTTCGGCAGACAAAGACGCAATTGCTTCGGCAGTTGCACAGCGGACGAAAGGATAA
- a CDS encoding F0F1 ATP synthase subunit C, with translation MEGDIAQLGQFVGAGLAAIGSGAAAIGVGHVAGNFLAGALRNPSAAAGQTATLFIGIAFAEALGIFSFLVALLLMFAV, from the coding sequence ATGGAAGGCGATATCGCACAACTCGGTCAGTTCGTCGGCGCAGGCCTGGCAGCAATCGGTTCCGGCGCAGCCGCAATCGGTGTGGGCCACGTGGCTGGCAACTTCCTGGCAGGCGCTCTGCGCAACCCTTCGGCAGCTGCCGGCCAGACCGCAACCCTGTTCATCGGCATCGCGTTTGCAGAAGCACTGGGCATCTTCTCGTTCCTGGTCGCTCTGCTGCTGATGTTCGCCGTCTAA
- a CDS encoding F0F1 ATP synthase subunit A, which translates to MGKIFFFAVLALVVVSGLIFAPAESKLAIHPMDQFIVKPLFGGDHVSWYTPTNVTLWMGLAVLAVFALLVLGSSRRAIVPGRTQSVAELAYGFIYKMVEDVAGKDGVKFFPYIMTLFMFIVMANFLGLIPMSFTTTSHIAVTAILAALVFFTVTIVGFVKNGAGFLGLFWVSSAPLALRPILAIIELISYFVRPVSHSIRLAGNVMAGHAVLKVFAGFAGALGLFSFLPIFAITAVYALEVLVAFIQAYVFTILTCVYLKDALHPSH; encoded by the coding sequence ATGGGCAAAATATTCTTTTTCGCAGTTCTGGCACTGGTCGTAGTGTCGGGCCTGATTTTCGCTCCGGCGGAATCAAAGCTGGCGATCCACCCGATGGACCAGTTCATCGTGAAGCCGCTGTTCGGCGGTGACCACGTCTCCTGGTACACCCCGACCAACGTGACCCTGTGGATGGGCCTGGCGGTTCTGGCGGTGTTCGCCCTGCTGGTGCTGGGCTCCTCCCGCCGCGCCATCGTGCCGGGCCGCACCCAGTCGGTGGCGGAACTGGCCTATGGCTTCATCTACAAGATGGTCGAAGACGTGGCCGGCAAGGACGGCGTCAAGTTCTTCCCCTACATCATGACCCTGTTCATGTTCATCGTGATGGCCAACTTCCTGGGCCTGATCCCGATGTCATTCACTACCACGTCGCACATCGCTGTGACCGCGATCCTGGCGGCGCTGGTGTTCTTCACCGTGACCATCGTCGGTTTCGTCAAGAACGGCGCCGGTTTCCTGGGCCTGTTCTGGGTGTCGAGCGCACCGCTGGCGCTCCGCCCGATCCTGGCCATCATCGAACTGATTTCCTACTTCGTGCGCCCTGTCAGCCACTCCATCCGTCTTGCCGGTAACGTGATGGCCGGCCACGCGGTTCTGAAAGTGTTCGCAGGCTTTGCTGGCGCCCTGGGCCTGTTCAGCTTTCTGCCGATCTTCGCGATCACCGCAGTCTACGCCCTCGAAGTTCTGGTGGCCTTCATCCAGGCCTACGTGTTCACCATCCTGACCTGCGTGTACCTGAAGGATGCACTGCACCCGAGCCACTAA
- a CDS encoding AtpZ/AtpI family protein, whose protein sequence is MTNDDQKQRMAQLEEKLAAARKAQEPKPRADEHYSMANMAWRMVIELVAGLAIGFGIGYGLDLLFGTLPIFMVLFVLLGLAAGVKTMLRSAQEIQDKKLADEAEKNAQDRD, encoded by the coding sequence GTGACCAACGACGACCAAAAGCAGCGCATGGCGCAGCTGGAGGAGAAGCTGGCAGCGGCGCGTAAGGCCCAGGAGCCCAAGCCGCGCGCGGATGAGCATTATTCGATGGCCAATATGGCCTGGCGGATGGTGATCGAATTGGTGGCCGGTCTCGCGATCGGCTTTGGCATCGGATACGGGCTCGACCTGCTGTTTGGCACGCTCCCGATATTCATGGTGCTGTTTGTATTGCTGGGTCTTGCGGCCGGGGTGAAGACGATGCTTCGCAGCGCGCAGGAGATCCAGGACAAGAAACTGGCCGATGAGGCCGAAAAAAATGCGCAAGACCGGGACTGA
- a CDS encoding DMT family transporter, with translation MALKYWLVIFILGIGWGMSFMFNAILLRELGPLSVSMGRVGFGALGCWIYVLAARKPVPAAPGRWLALFGFGVLSYAGPFAFYALGQQHIASGVAGIVNATTPAMAVVVSHFWPSGERATLLKSLGVLCGFLGIVLLSLPLLQGGQSSEAWAVLITLCAPLCYAFSVNFARSFRDMEPVVLVAIALTGATAAIAPLAIWSEGLPHVTRMETWASLFVIGFVLTSAAFIAFYWVLPKVGPTNITLPTLIAPVSALFLGTYILKEQLLAEHLWGMAAILVGLLLIDGRIVRFRMPRRPVR, from the coding sequence ATGGCATTGAAATACTGGCTGGTGATTTTCATCCTTGGCATTGGCTGGGGCATGTCGTTCATGTTCAACGCCATCCTTCTGCGCGAGCTGGGGCCGCTGTCCGTCTCGATGGGGCGGGTGGGGTTTGGCGCGCTGGGCTGTTGGATCTATGTGCTGGCGGCGCGCAAGCCTGTGCCCGCGGCGCCGGGGCGATGGCTGGCGCTGTTCGGCTTCGGCGTGCTCAGCTATGCCGGCCCTTTTGCATTCTATGCGCTGGGCCAGCAGCATATCGCCAGCGGCGTGGCCGGGATCGTCAACGCCACAACCCCGGCGATGGCGGTTGTTGTCTCGCATTTCTGGCCCAGCGGCGAGCGGGCGACGCTTTTGAAGTCGCTGGGGGTGCTGTGCGGCTTCCTTGGCATCGTGCTGCTGTCTCTGCCGCTGCTGCAGGGCGGCCAGTCGTCGGAGGCCTGGGCGGTGCTGATCACCCTGTGCGCGCCGCTGTGCTATGCCTTCTCAGTCAACTTCGCGCGCAGCTTCCGGGATATGGAGCCAGTAGTGCTGGTGGCGATTGCGCTGACCGGCGCCACCGCCGCGATTGCGCCGCTGGCCATCTGGAGCGAAGGGCTGCCGCATGTCACACGGATGGAGACCTGGGCCTCCCTGTTCGTGATCGGCTTTGTTCTGACCTCGGCGGCCTTCATCGCATTTTACTGGGTGCTGCCCAAGGTGGGGCCGACAAACATCACCCTGCCAACGCTGATCGCGCCGGTCTCAGCCTTGTTCCTGGGCACCTATATCCTGAAGGAGCAGCTGCTGGCGGAGCATCTGTGGGGCATGGCGGCGATCCTGGTGGGGCTGCTGCTGATCGACGGGCGGATCGTGCGCTTTCGGATGCCGCGGCGGCCCGTCCGTTAA
- a CDS encoding ArsR/SmtB family transcription factor, translating into MSDPLDIVFAALADPTRRAILTMLLEDDMAVTDVAEPFEMSLAAISKHLTILTRAGLIAQEKRGRVKWCKLQPDAMRGASVWMQGFGQFEPVNLDAFERFLEAELNAGDPQPEG; encoded by the coding sequence ATGAGCGATCCCCTCGACATTGTCTTTGCAGCCCTGGCCGACCCGACCCGCCGGGCGATCCTTACCATGCTTCTGGAGGACGACATGGCGGTGACCGATGTGGCGGAGCCATTCGAGATGTCGCTGGCGGCCATTTCCAAGCACCTGACGATCCTGACCAGGGCAGGGCTGATCGCGCAGGAGAAGCGCGGCCGGGTGAAATGGTGCAAGCTGCAACCCGACGCCATGCGCGGGGCATCGGTCTGGATGCAGGGGTTCGGCCAGTTCGAACCGGTGAACCTGGATGCGTTCGAGCGCTTCCTGGAAGCGGAGCTCAACGCCGGAGATCCCCAGCCAGAAGGCTAG
- a CDS encoding universal stress protein, whose translation MFKHILVPVDLRLPDPVSKALDVAMEMARIEGARMTLVNVSGGTSGETYNDDAAEEVITSLAKKIEGKIAGQADGVKVEGITVHSNDVAAEVDGILARTVDETGADLVIAGSHAPRLLDYITTSHAGYLVRHSKASVFVVR comes from the coding sequence ATGTTCAAACACATCTTGGTCCCGGTGGACCTGAGACTGCCTGACCCGGTGTCCAAGGCACTGGACGTGGCGATGGAGATGGCCCGGATCGAAGGGGCGCGCATGACCTTGGTCAACGTGTCCGGCGGCACTTCCGGGGAGACCTACAACGACGACGCGGCAGAGGAGGTCATCACCTCGCTGGCCAAAAAGATAGAAGGCAAGATTGCCGGGCAAGCCGACGGGGTCAAAGTTGAGGGCATCACGGTCCACTCGAACGACGTCGCGGCGGAGGTGGACGGCATTCTGGCCCGCACGGTCGACGAAACAGGCGCCGACCTGGTGATCGCAGGCAGCCATGCGCCGCGGCTCTTGGATTATATCACAACCTCCCATGCCGGGTATCTGGTGCGTCATTCCAAAGCCTCGGTGTTTGTCGTGCGCTAG
- a CDS encoding DMT family transporter — protein sequence MSEELRGHLAMLTFSALVAGSFSLGVMVANEIAPAALNAARFGIAAVVIGAAALATTGLRRVHFRAPWRFAVLGGLFGGYFVLMFYGLQTAAPVSAAAVFTLVPVMSALFGWLLLRQITTPWMALALALGAAGAVWVIVRGDLGALAAFEIGQGEIIYFWGCVLHAIYTPMVRKLNRGEPAVVFTFGMLLAGGALLAAFGWRDILATDWMQLPGIVWIGLFYLAVCASSATFVLLQYATLRLPSAKVMAYTYLTPSWVILWEIALGRGMPPGMVLIGVAMSVVALVMLLEGVRERQPA from the coding sequence CTGACGTTCTCGGCGCTGGTGGCGGGGTCGTTTTCGCTGGGCGTCATGGTGGCGAATGAGATCGCGCCCGCGGCGCTGAACGCGGCGCGCTTTGGCATTGCCGCTGTTGTCATCGGCGCGGCGGCGCTGGCCACCACCGGGCTGCGGCGCGTCCATTTCCGCGCGCCCTGGCGGTTTGCGGTGCTGGGCGGGCTGTTCGGCGGCTATTTCGTGCTGATGTTTTATGGGCTGCAAACCGCAGCGCCGGTCAGCGCCGCGGCGGTGTTCACGCTGGTGCCGGTGATGAGTGCGCTGTTCGGCTGGCTGCTGCTGCGCCAGATCACCACCCCTTGGATGGCGCTGGCGCTGGCGTTGGGCGCGGCCGGGGCGGTCTGGGTGATCGTGCGCGGCGACCTGGGCGCGCTGGCGGCGTTTGAGATCGGCCAGGGCGAGATCATCTACTTCTGGGGCTGCGTGCTGCATGCCATCTATACGCCGATGGTGCGCAAGCTGAACCGGGGCGAGCCGGCCGTGGTCTTTACCTTCGGAATGCTGCTGGCAGGCGGTGCGCTGCTGGCTGCCTTCGGCTGGCGGGACATTCTGGCCACAGACTGGATGCAGCTGCCCGGCATCGTGTGGATCGGTCTGTTCTACCTCGCGGTCTGTGCCAGCTCGGCCACCTTTGTGCTGCTGCAATACGCAACGCTGCGGCTGCCATCGGCCAAGGTGATGGCCTATACATACCTCACCCCCAGCTGGGTGATCCTGTGGGAGATCGCGCTGGGCCGCGGCATGCCGCCGGGCATGGTGCTGATCGGGGTGGCGATGTCGGTGGTGGCGCTGGTGATGCTGCTGGAGGGTGTGCGGGAGCGGCAGCCTGCGTGA